CGACGAGGTCAACCTGCTGCACGACCACCTGGTCGACCTGCTGCTGGACGCCGCCGCGCTGGGCCGGGCCTACGTCGAGCGCGAGGGCGTCTCGGTGCGGCACGCGGCCCGGTTCCTGCTGGTCGGCACCATGAACCCGGAGGAGGGCGAGCTCCGCCCCCAGTTGCTGGACCGGTTCGGCCTCACCGTCGAGGTGGCCGCCCCCCGGGACGCCGACCTGCGCGCCGAGGTGGTCCGCCGCCGGTTCGGCTACGACGCCGACCCGGCCGGCTTCGCCGCCGCCTGGGCCACCTCCGAGCGGGAGCTGGCCGACCAGATCGCCGCGGCCCGCGCGCTGCTGCCGCAGGTGGTGCTCAGCGACGCCGCGCTCCGCCAGGTCACCAGCGTCTGCGCCGCCTTCGACGTCGACGGCCTGCGCGCCGACCTGGTCACCGCCCGCGCCGCCATCGCGCACGCTGCCTGGTCCAGGCGCACCGAGGTCACCGAGGACGACGTCCGGGTCGCCGCCCGCCTGGCCCTCCCCCACCGCCGCCGGCGCAACCCCTTCGACGCCCCCGGCCTGGACGAGGAGACCCTCGACCGGGCGCTGGAGGACTCCCGCCCCGACTCCCCACCCGACGACGACCCGACCCCACCCGAGGGCACTGACCCCACCGACGGCGACCCCACCGACGACGGGGGCGGCCCCAACGGGGGCGGGACCCCGCCCTCCGGCGGGCCCACCGACCACCAAGATGGCCATTTTGGTGGCGCTGAGGACGAGCCGGTCGACGCCGCAGGTGCCGGCGGTGCAGGTCAGGACGGGCAGGAGCCGACGACGGCGCCGCGCGGTGAGGGCGGCGGGCACACCGACGCCGCGCCCGCCCCGGAGCAGGCGGCCGTGACCCCCGACGCCCCGTTCCGGGTGCAGCGGCTGGAGGTCGGCGGCATCGGCGCCGGTGCGGCCGGCCGGCGGTCCCGGGCCCGCAGCGAGCGCGGCCGGGTGGTCGGCTCGACCCGCCCCGCGGGCAGCGTCACCAGGCTGCACCTGGTCGACACCGTGCTCGCCGCCGCACCCCACCAGCGAGCCCGCGGGCGCAGCGGCACCGGCCTGCGGGTCGAGCGCGCCGACCTGCGCCAGGCCACGCTGGAGGGCCGGGAGGGCAACCTCGTCCTCTTCGTCGTCGACGCCAGCGGCTCGATGGGCGCCCGCTCCCGGATGGCCGCGGTGAAGGGCGCCGTCCTCTCGCTGCTGATGGACGCCTACCAGCGCCGGGACAAGGTCGGGCTGATCACCTTCCGCGGCGGGGACGCCGAGCTGGCCCTGCCGCCCACCTGGTCGGTGGAGGCGGCGGCCGCCCGGCTGACCAGCCTGCCCACCGGCGGCCGCACCCCGCTGGCCGCCGGGCTGCTGCGGGCGCACGAGACGCTGCGGCTGGAGCGGGTGCGCGACCCGCAACGGCGTCCGCTGCTCGTCGTCGTCACCGACGGCCGGGCGACCGGCCCGCGGGGCGGCGACCACCTCGCCGACGCCCGCCGGGCCGCCGGGCTGCTGGCCACGGCCGGGACGGCGAGCGTCGTCGTCGACTGCGAGTCCGGGCCGGTGCGGCTGGGCCTGGCCGCGGCGCTCGGTCAGCAGCTGGGCGCGCAGACGCTGCGGCTCGAGGAGTTGGGCGCCGAGGCGCTGTCCGGCGTCGTCCGCTCGGTGCGAGAGGCGGCCTGACATGCCCCAGGGACAGGTGACCGCGGTCCCGGTCGACGGGCTGACCACCCGCCAGCGCCGCAACCGGCCGCTGCTCGCGGTGCACACCGGGGAGATGAAGGGCAAGTCCACCGCCGCCTTCGGGATGGCGATGCGGGCGTGGAACCAGGGCTGGTCGATCGCGGTCTACCAGTTCGTCAAGAGCGCCAAGTGGAAGGTCGGCGAGGAGAACGCGCTGACCGCGCTGGGCCGGGTGCACGAGACCACCGGCGAGGGCGGCCCGGTCGTCTGGCACAAGATGGGCTCGGGCTGGTCGTGGTCCCGACGGGCCGGCACCGAGACCGACCACGCCGCCGACGCGGCCGAGGGCTGGGCGCAGATCAAGCGCGACCTGGCCGCCGAGGCGCACCGCTTCTACGTGCTCGACGAGTTCACCTACCCGCTGAAGTGGGGCTGGGTGGACGTCGACGACGTCGTGGCGACCCTGACGGACCGGCCGGGCAACCAGCACGTCGTCATCACCGGGCGCGACGCCCCACCGGCGCTGATCGAGGCCGCCGACCTGGTCGTGGAGATGACCAAGGTCAAGCACCCGATGGACGCCGGCCAGAAGGGCCAGCGGGGGATCGAGTGGTGACCCCCTCCCGGGCAGAAATGGCCATTTCTGCCTCTCGTCGCGGACCGTCACGTCCCTGCGCCCGGGCAGAAATGGCCATTTCTGCCCTCCCGGGGGCCGGGCGATGAGCGTCCGGATGCCGCGGATCGTGGTCGCGGCGCCGTCCTCCAACGCGGGGAAGACGTCGATCACGACCGGGCTGATCGCGGCGCTGACCGCACGCGGGCTGACCGTGAGCCCGCACAAGGTCGGGCCGGACTACATCGACCCGGGTTACCACGGGCTCGCCGCCGGCCGGCCCGGGCGCAACCTGGACATGTGGCTGGTCGGCGACGACCGGATCACCCCGCTGTTCCTGCACGGCTCGCGGGGCGCCGACGTCGCGGTGGTCGAGGGCGTGATGGGGCTGTTCGACGGCGCCGCGCACGCCAGCGTCGAGCCCGGTTACGGCTCCACCGCCCAGGTCGCCGCGCACCTGCAGGCCCCGGTCGTTCTCGTGGTCGACGCCGCCTCGCAGGCCCGCAGCGTGGCCGCGCTGGTGCACGGGTTCGCCACCTTCGACCCGACGGTGCGGATCGGCGGCGTCGTCCTCAACCGGGTCGGCAGCGACCGGCACGAGGCGATCCTGCGCGAGGCGCTGGGCGCGGCCGGGGTACCGGTGCTGGGTGCGGTCCGCCGGATCGCGGAGCTGCAGACGCCGTCCCGCCACCTGGGGCTGGTGCCGGCCGCCGAGCGGTCGGCGGAGGCGGTGCGGACGGTGCGCGCGCTGGGCGCGGTGGTCGAGTCCAGCATCGACCTGGACGCCGTCCTGCGCCTGGCCCGCACCGCGCCGGACCTCGCCGGGGAGCCCTGGGACCCGGCCGCCGAGGTCACCCGGGTCGAGGGCCGGCCGGTCGTAGCCGTGGCCGGCGGCCCCGCGTTCACCTTCGGCTACGCCGAGACCACCGAGCTGCTCACCGCCGCCGGCGCTCAGGTGGTGACCGTCGACCCGCTGCGGGACGACGCGCTGCCCGAGGGCACCCGGGCGCTGGTCGTCGGCGGCGGCTTCCCGGAGGTGCACGCCAGCGCGCTGAGCGCGAACGTCGGCCTGCGGACGGCGATCGCCGACCTGGCCGCCCGCGGGGGCCCGATCGCCGCGGAGTGCGCCGGGCTGCTGTACCTCTCCCGGGAGCTGGACGGCGAGCCGATGTGCGGGGTGCTGCCCACGACGACCGCGATGCACCCCCGGCTCACGCTGGGCTACCGGGCCGCGGTGGCGCTCACCGACAGCGTGCTCGCCCCGGCCGGCACCCGGGTGCGCGGGCACGAGTTCCACCGCACCACCGCCGGCCCCGCCGCCGGGGCGACCCCCGCCTGGCAGTGGAACGCCGACGGGCCGGAGGGCTTCGTGACCGGGAACGTGCACGCCTCCTACCTGCACCTGAACTGGGCCGGGTCCCCCGGGATGGCCACCCGCTTCGTCGCCGCCGCCGCGCGGGTCCCCCAGGAGGTCGGACATGCACATCGCTGAGGGGTTCCTGCCGCCCGCGCACGCCATCGGCTGGACCATCGCCGCCGCCCCGTTCGTCGTCCACGGCGCCCGGGCGGTGGTCAAGGAGGTACGGGAGAACCCGGAGTCGACCCTGCTGCTCGGCGCCGCCGGGGCGTTCACCTTCGTGCTGAGCGCGATCAAGCTGCCCTCGATCACCGGCAGCTCCAGCCACCCGACCGGCACCGGGCTCGGCGCCGTGCTCTTCCGGCCGCCGGTGATGGCCTTGCTGGGCACCGTCGTGCTGCTGTTCCAGGCGCTGCTGCTGGCCCACGGCGGGCTGACCACCCTGGGCGCCAACGCCTTCTCCATGGCGGTCGTCGGTCCGTGGGCCGGCTACGCCGCCTACCGGCTGGTCCGGCGCAGCGGCGGCGGGCTGCTCCCCGGGGTCTTCGCCGCGATGGCGATCGCCGACCTGGCCACCTACGTCACGACGGCGCTGCAGCTGGCCTGGGCACACCCCGACGCGGCCAGCGGCTTCGCCGGCGCGGCGGCGAAGTTCCTGTCCGTCTTCGCGTTCACCCAGGTGCCGCTGGCGATCGGCGAGGGCCTGCTCGGCGTCCTGCTGTTCCGGGTGCTGACGGTCAACGCCCGCCCGGAGCTGGAGCGCCTCGGCGTCCTCCGGCCGGATCCGGGGCCGGTGGACACCGAGGCCCCGGTGCGCGCGCCCGCCCCGGGCGGCGAGCGATGAGGCGGCACCTGGTCACCGCCCTGCTGGTGCTGGCCGTGATCGCGCTGTTCGCCACCCCGCTGCTGCTCGACGGGGGCAGCGAGTACGCCGGCACGGACAGCCAGGCCACCGAGCTGATCGAGGAGTCCGACGCCGGCTACGAGCCGTGGTTCGAGTCGGTCTTCTCCCCCGGCTCGTCGGAGATCGAGTCCGGCCTGTTCGCGCTGCAGGCGGCGCTCGGCGGCGGGGTGCTGGGCTACGTGCTCGGCCGCCTGAAGGGCCGACGGACGGCGGAGCAGACCAGCCGGCGGACGGCGGAGCAGACCAGCCGGCGGACGGCGGAGCAGACCGGCCGGCGGACGGCGGAGCAGACCCGCCGGGAGACGGGCGAGCAGCCGGCCCGGCGGACCGTGGAGCCGGCACGCACGGAGCCCACGACGCCGTGACCGGGCTGGCGATCGACGACGCCGCCTGGGCCAGCGCCTGGCGGCTGCGCTCCCCCGCCGACAAGTTGCTGCTCAGCGGCGGGCTGGTGCTCGCCGCGCTGGTCCTCCCCGCCTGGCCCGGCAGCGTGCTGGTCGGGCTGGCCGCCGTCGTCCTGGCGCTGGGCCCGGCCCGGGTGCCGGCGCGCACCTTCGGCCGCGCGGTGCGGCTGCCGCTGGCGTTCATCCTCATCGGGGCGCTGACCGCCGTCGTCCAGGTCGGGGACGGCGGCCTCGGCTGGGCACCGGACGCGGCCGCGCAGGCGGGCGGGCTGGTCGCCCACGCGGTCGCCGGCAGCGCCGCGGTGCTGCTGCTGGCCACGACGACGCCGATGTCGGACCTGCTGCCGGCGCTGCACCGGCTGCGGGTGCCCGACGCCGTGGTGGAAGTGGCCTCGGTGACCTACCGGATGCTGTTCGTGCTGCTCACCAGCCTGTCGACCATCCGCGAGGCGCAGGCCGCCCGGATGGGGCACGCGGGCCTGCGCAACACCTACCGCTCCTCGGGGATGCTGGCCGCCGCCGTGCTGACCCGCTCCTGGGACCGGGCCCGCCGGCTGTCCGACGGGCTGGCCGGGCGGGGCATGGAGACCGGGCTGCGGGTGCTGCCGGAGGTGCTGCCCTCCTCGGCGCGGTTCGTGGCGACGACCGTCGTCGGCCTGGCCGCCCTGGTCACCGTGAGCCTGGTGGCGGCATGAGCCACCTGACGCTGGCCGCCGAGGGCCTGGACGCGGGGTACGAGCGGGGTGCGCGGGTGCTGGACGGCGCCTCGCTGACCGTGCCGCCCGGCCGCCGGCTCGCACTGCTGGGCGCGAACGGGTCGGGCAAGACGACGCTGCTGCGCTGCCTGTCCGGGGCCCTGGCGCCCGCCCGCGGCCGGGTCACCCTGGACGGCGCCGAGCTGCGCCCCACCCGGTCGGGCCTGCGCGCCCACCGCCAGGCGGTGCAGCTGGTGCTGCAGGACCCCGACGACCAGCTGTTCAGCGCCTCCGTCGCCCAGGACGTCTCCTTCGGTCCGGTGAACCTGGGGCTGCCCGAGGCCGAGGTCCGTGCCCGGGTCGCCGAGGCGCTGGAGCTGCTCGCCGTGGCGCACCTCGCCGGCCGCCCGACCCACCAGCTCTCCTACGGCGAGCGGAAGCGGGTCGCCATCGCCGGCGCGGTCGCCATGCGGCCCTGCGTGCTGATGCTCGACGAGCCCACCGCCGGGCTCGACCCCACCGCGGTCGGCGAGGCGCTGGCCGCGCTCGCCCGGTTGCAGGAGGCCGACTCGACAGTCGTGATGAGCACCCACGACGTCGACCTGGCGCTGCGCTGGGCCGACGAGGTCGCCGTCGTGGTGGACGGCGGGGTGGTGCAGGGCGCACCGGACGTCGTCCTCGGCGACGACGTGCTGCTGGCCCGGGCCCGGCTGGACCGGCCGTGGGCGCTCAGCGTCGGCGCCCGGCTGCAGGCGCTCGGGCTGCTGCCCGACGGCGCACTCCCCCGCGACGCCGACGCGCTGCTGGCCGCGCTCCCCGACCGCCCCGGGGTCACGGCGTGATCGTCGTGGGCATCGGGGCACGCGCCGGGGTGACCGCCGACGAGGTGCTGGCCGCCGTGGACGCGGTGCTGCCGGCGCCGGAGGGCCCCGTCCGGCTGGCCTCGCTGGACAGCCGGGCCGCCGAACCGGGGCTGCGCCAGGCCGCCGCGCGCCGCGGCTGGCCGCTGACCGGGCACCCGGCGGCCACCCTGGCCGGCGTCCCGGTGCCCACCCCGTCGGCGCGGGTCGCCGCCGCTGTCGGCACGGCGTCGGTCGCCGAGGCGGCGGCGCTGCTGGCGGGTGGGCGGCTCGTCGTGGCAAAGACGGTGCACGGCCGGGTGACCGTGGCGGTGGCCCTCGACCCCGCCCCGCGGCCCCACGACGCCGACATCTCTCAGCACGACGTGGACCTCCGCCACCACGACATCGACCTCCGGCACCACGACACCGACCTCCGGCACCACGACACCGACCTCCGGCACCACGACACCGACCTCCGGCACCACGACACCGACCTCCGGCACCACGACACCGACCTCTGGCACCACGACACCGACCTCCGGCACCACGACACCGACCTCCGGCACCACGACATTGACCTCCGGCACCACGACATCGACCTCCGGCACCATGGCGACGCCGAGGTCGGACCCGGCCTGGTGGACCTGGTGGTGAACGTCCGTGCCGACGCGCCCCCGGCCTGGCTGCGCACCGTGCTGCACGAGGCGGTCGAGGCCAGCGCCGCCTACCCCGACCCGCGCCCGGCCCGGGCAGCGGTCGCCGCCGCGCACCGCCGCGACCCGGCCGAGGTGCTGCTCACCGCGGGGGCCGCCGAGACGTTCACGCTGGTCGCGCGGGCGCTGCGTCCGCGCCGCGCGGTCGTCGTCCACCCCTCCTTCACCGAGCCCGAGGCCGCACTGCGCGCTGCCGGCCACCCGGTGGAGCGGCTGCTGCTGCCCGGTCCGGGGTACCGGCTGGACCCGGCGGCGGTGCCGGCCGACGCCGACCTCGTCGTCGTCGGCAACCCGACGAACCCGACGTCGGTGCTGCACCCCGCCGCCGACCTCGCAGCCCTGGCCCGCCCCGGGCGGGTGCTGCTGGTCGACGAGGCGTTCGCCGACACGGTGCCCGGTGAGCCGGAGTCGCTGGCCGGCCGCAGCGACCTGCCCGGGCTGCTCGTGGTGCGCAGCCTGACCAAGACCTGGGGGCTGGCCGGGCTGCGCGTCGGCTACGCGCTCGGCCCCGCCGACCTGGTCGCCGCACTGGCCGCGCAGCAACCGCACTGGCCGGTCTCCACTCCCGCGCTGGCCGCGCTGTCCGCCTGCACCGGTCCGGCCGCCCGGGCCGAGGCCGAGGAGGTGGCGCACCAGCTCACCGAGCACCGGGCCGCGCTGCTCGCCGCGCTCCCACGCACCGTCGAGGTGCTGGCCGAGCCGCGGTCGTCGTTCGTGCTGCTGCGCGTGCCGGGCGGTGCCCGGGTGCGCGAGCGGCTGCGGGAGCGGGGCTGGGCGGTGCGCCGGGGCGACACGTTCCCCGGCCTGACCGGCGACCACCTGCGGGTGGCCGTACGCGACCCGGGGACCTCCCGTGCGTTCGCTGCGGCGCTGGCTGAGACCCTTGACCCGATCGACACGACCGAGGAGGTCCGCTGAGCACCGACCCGACCCCCTTCGCCGGAACGCTGCTGGGCGCGACCATCGCCGCCATCGCCCCGCGGGACACCGCCGCCGAGCGGGCCGCCCGGGAGCGGCTGGACCGGATGACCAAGCCCCCCGGCTCCCTCGGGGTGCTCGAGGACGTCGCCGCGCAGCTGGCCGGCACCGCCGGGGCGTGCCCGCCTCCGCTGCCCGAGCCGGCCGTGGTCGCGGTCTTCGCCGGCGACCACGGGGTGCACGCCCAGGGGGTCACCCCCTGGCCGCAGGAGGTCACCGCCCAGATGGTCGCGAACCTCGCCGGCGGCGGCGCCGTGGTCAACGCCTTCGCCGCCCAGCTGGGCGCCGAGGTGGTCGTGGTCGACGTCGGGGTGGCCACCCCGGTGGGTCCCGCCGCGGGCCTGCTGGAACGCACCGTCCGCCGCGGCACCGCCGACCTCTCGGTCGGTCCGGCGATGACCCTCGCCGAGGCCCGGCAGGCGGTGGAGGTCGGCATCGAGGTGGCGACGACGCTCGCCGCCGGGCACGGCTGCCTGGTCACCGGCGACATGGGGATCGGCAACACCACCGCGTCGGCGGCCCTGGTCTGCGCGTTCACCGGCGCGGCCCCGGCCGCGGCGACCGGCCGCGGCACCGGCATCGACGACCCCACGCTGGCCCGCAAGGTCGAGGTGGTCACCCGCGCGGTGGCGCGGGTGCCGGGTCGCCCGGCCACGCCCGAGGCGGCGCTCGCCGCACTGGCCGAGCTCGGCGGGCTGGAGCACGCCGCGCTGGCCGGCTTCGTGCTCGGCGCCGCGGCCGCCCGGGTGCCGGTGCTGCTGGACGGGGTGATCGCCGGCGCGGCCGCGCTCGTCGCCGCCGCGCTGTGCCCCGCCGCCCTGGAGCACGCCCTCGCCGGTCACACGTCGGCCGAGCCGGGACACGGCCTGGCCCTGCACGCCCTGGGCCTGCGCCCGCTGCTCGGGCTGGACCTGCGCCTCGGCGAGGGCACCGGTGCCCTGCTCAGCCTGCCCCTGGTGGCCAGCGCGGCCCGGGCGCTGCGCGACGTCGCCACCTTCGACTCCGCGGGTGTGACCGAGAAGTGACCGCCTCTCCGAGCCCGGGCACCGTCTACCCGGTGGGGCTGCGCCTGGCCGGGCGCCGCGTCGTCGTCGTCGGCGGGGGCCAGGTCGCGCACCGCCGGGTCGCCGGCCTGCTGGAGGCCGGCGCTGAGGTCACCGTGGTCAGCCCCGAGGTCACCCCGGCCCTGGAGGCGCTGGTCGCGCCCGGTTCGGTCACCTGGCACCCGCGGCGCTGGGTCGACGGCGACCTGGCCGGCGCCTGGTACGCCGTGGCCGCCACCGACGACCCGGACGTGAACGCGGCCGTCGCCGCCGAGGCCGAGCGCGACCGGGTCTTCTGCGCCCGCGCCGACGACCGCGGCGCCTCCAGCGTCTGGACCCCGGCGGTCGGCCGGCAGGGCGACCTGGTCATCGGCGTGCACGGCGGCGGCGACCCGCAGCGGGCCGTCGGCGTGCGGGACGCGGTGCTGACCGGGCTGACCGACGGCTCCATCGCCGACCGCGCCTCCCGCACCCCCTCGGTGGCCGCCGGCAGCGTCGTCCTGGTCGGTGGCGGGCCGGGCGACCCCGGCCTGGTGACGGTCCGCGGCCGGCAGGCGGTCGCCACGGCCGACGTCGTCGTCGCCGACCACCTCGCCCCGCAGGGGCTGCTGGCCTCGCTGCCCGCCGACGTGCTGGTCATCGACGCCTCGAAGCTGCCGCGCGGGCGCTCGATGGCGCAGGAGCAGATCAACGAGCTGCTGGTGTCGCACGCGCTGGCCGGTCGCCGGGTGGTGCGGCTCAAGGGCGGCGACCCGTTCGTCTTCGGCCGTGGCTTCGAGGAGCTCGAGGCGTGCGCCGCGGCGGGCGTCCCGGTCGAGGTCGTGCCCGGGGTGACCAGTGCGATCGCCGTGCCCGGCCTGGCCGGGGTCCCGGTCACCCACCGCGGGATGACCCACGAGTTCGTCGTCGTCTCCGGGCACGTGCCGCCGGGGCACCCGGCGTCGCTGGTCGACTGGGCGGCGCTCGGGCGCCTGCGCGGCACGGTCGTGGTGCTGATGGGGGTCGACACCGCCCCGGCGATCTCCGCCGCCCTGGTCGAGCACGGCCGGTCGCCGGAGACGCCGGTCGCCGTGGTCAGCGACGGCGCCACCCCGGCCCAGCGCACGCTGCGCACCACCCTCGCCGGGCTGGCCCGGACCATCGCCGACGAGGGCGTCCGACCGCCCGCCGTCTGGGTGGTCGGGGACGTCGTCGGGCTGTCGGCCCCGGCGGTGCCCGCCCAGGAGGTCCCGGGGGTCCCCGCTCAGAACGCATCGGGGGTGCCCGCTCAGGAGGTCCCGGGGGCGCCCGCTCAGGAGGCCACGGCGCCTCCCGCTTAGACGCCGCCGGCCCCGGATACCCCGGTGCCCATGAGCTCCCCGCGCACCGTCGCCCGCTGGGTGTTCGACGTCGCCGTCGTCGTCGCCCTGGTCAGCGCCGTCGTCATGGCCGTCTCCGGCAACTGGGACGCCACCATCCGGTTCGGCCTCATCGCCGCGGTCATGGTCGCGGTGCGCACCAGCGACGTCCCGCTGCCCTTCGCCGGGGCGTTCGCCGTCCTGCTGCTGCTGTCGACGTGGGCAGCCGTCCGGCACTGGTACCGCCAGATCGACCAGTTCGACCTCCTGGTCCACTTCCTGACCCCCGGGAGCCTGGCCGCGGTCGTCTACTTCGCCCTCGTCCACCAGCGGCTGCTCCCCGACGTCCGCCGGCAGACCCCGCGCCTGCGCTCCGCGGCACCGGTGCTGTGGGTGGTGCTCGTCGGCACCACCGCGGCCGTGGTCTGGGAGTTCTACGAGCTGGTGATGGAGCGGCTGTCCCCCTCCTCGATGAACGTCGGCTACACCGACACGGTGCTCGACCTGCTCGCCGGGATGCTCGGCTCGGCCGTCGCGGGCGGGCTGGTGCTGGCCTGGGGCCGGCGCGCCGACACGCACCCGCAGCACGACGGCAGGTGAGCCTCGGGCCGCCCGGCGTCACCGGGCCACCGGCCCGCTGCGCGGTTACGTTGGTCCGATGCCGTACGTCGTCTCCTCGGATGCCACCGTCCTCACCCTGCGCACCCAGGGCCCGGCCGACGGGCCGGTCGTCGTCCTCGTCAACGGCCTGGGCATGACGACCGACTCCTGGGGCCGGGTCCCCGAGCTGCTCGCCGACCGCCACCGGGTGGTCCGGTACGACCTCCGGGGCCACGGGCGCAGCGGCAACGCCCCCGCCGACGACTACAGCCTCGAGGCGCACGCCCAGGACCTGGCGGCCGTGCTCGCTGAGGTCGTGCCCGACGGGCAGCAGGCGGTCGTGGTCGGCAACAGCCTCGGCGGCGGCATCATCGTCGTGCACGCCCGCGACCTCGGGCTGGACCGGATCAGCGGGGTGGTGTTCGCCGGCTCCGGTGGCTCGGGCGTCACCGCCCCCGGGCTCGCCCGCGACCTGCCGCCGGTGGCTCGCCGACTGGTCCGCCGGGTCTGGCTGTACACGCTGCGCCTGGTGGCCGTGGTCGCCAACCGGGTGCGGCCGATCGAGCCGCTGGCCGACTGGCTGGTGCGGCAGTTCGCCTTCGAGCCGGGCGCGCCGGCGGACGCGGTCGCCCAGGTGCGGGAGGACTTCATGGGCAGCCGTCGGGTGCCGCTGGCCCGCACGACGCTGGCCAGCGTGAGCACCAACGGCGTCCGGTACGCCTCGGCGCTGACCGTGCCCACCCTGGTCGTGCACGGCGACCACGACCCGGAGGTGCCGCAGGAGGAGATCGACGAGCTCATGCCGGAGCTGGCCGACGGTGAGCTCGTCCAGCTGCCCGGCGCCGGGCACATGGTGGCCCTGACCCGCACCGAGGAGACCGCCGAGCAGATCGCCCGCTGGGTCCGCCGGGTCGGGGCCGGCTGACGGGACGACCGGCGCGCAGAGCACTGGTGCTCTCGATGTAGCAGCCCTACTATCACCGC
The Modestobacter marinus DNA segment above includes these coding regions:
- a CDS encoding putative cobaltochelatase; its protein translation is MTYPFGAVVGMDDMRLALLLNAVSPAVGGVLVRGEKGTAKSTTVRALAAVLPPVDVVAGCRFACDPAAPDPECPDGPHSADDRPVTRPARLVELPVGASEDRLVGSLDLERALTEGVKSFEPGLLAGAHRGVLYVDEVNLLHDHLVDLLLDAAALGRAYVEREGVSVRHAARFLLVGTMNPEEGELRPQLLDRFGLTVEVAAPRDADLRAEVVRRRFGYDADPAGFAAAWATSERELADQIAAARALLPQVVLSDAALRQVTSVCAAFDVDGLRADLVTARAAIAHAAWSRRTEVTEDDVRVAARLALPHRRRRNPFDAPGLDEETLDRALEDSRPDSPPDDDPTPPEGTDPTDGDPTDDGGGPNGGGTPPSGGPTDHQDGHFGGAEDEPVDAAGAGGAGQDGQEPTTAPRGEGGGHTDAAPAPEQAAVTPDAPFRVQRLEVGGIGAGAAGRRSRARSERGRVVGSTRPAGSVTRLHLVDTVLAAAPHQRARGRSGTGLRVERADLRQATLEGREGNLVLFVVDASGSMGARSRMAAVKGAVLSLLMDAYQRRDKVGLITFRGGDAELALPPTWSVEAAAARLTSLPTGGRTPLAAGLLRAHETLRLERVRDPQRRPLLVVVTDGRATGPRGGDHLADARRAAGLLATAGTASVVVDCESGPVRLGLAAALGQQLGAQTLRLEELGAEALSGVVRSVREAA
- the cobO gene encoding cob(I)yrinic acid a,c-diamide adenosyltransferase, with amino-acid sequence MPQGQVTAVPVDGLTTRQRRNRPLLAVHTGEMKGKSTAAFGMAMRAWNQGWSIAVYQFVKSAKWKVGEENALTALGRVHETTGEGGPVVWHKMGSGWSWSRRAGTETDHAADAAEGWAQIKRDLAAEAHRFYVLDEFTYPLKWGWVDVDDVVATLTDRPGNQHVVITGRDAPPALIEAADLVVEMTKVKHPMDAGQKGQRGIEW
- a CDS encoding cobyrinate a,c-diamide synthase, whose amino-acid sequence is MSVRMPRIVVAAPSSNAGKTSITTGLIAALTARGLTVSPHKVGPDYIDPGYHGLAAGRPGRNLDMWLVGDDRITPLFLHGSRGADVAVVEGVMGLFDGAAHASVEPGYGSTAQVAAHLQAPVVLVVDAASQARSVAALVHGFATFDPTVRIGGVVLNRVGSDRHEAILREALGAAGVPVLGAVRRIAELQTPSRHLGLVPAAERSAEAVRTVRALGAVVESSIDLDAVLRLARTAPDLAGEPWDPAAEVTRVEGRPVVAVAGGPAFTFGYAETTELLTAAGAQVVTVDPLRDDALPEGTRALVVGGGFPEVHASALSANVGLRTAIADLAARGGPIAAECAGLLYLSRELDGEPMCGVLPTTTAMHPRLTLGYRAAVALTDSVLAPAGTRVRGHEFHRTTAGPAAGATPAWQWNADGPEGFVTGNVHASYLHLNWAGSPGMATRFVAAAARVPQEVGHAHR
- a CDS encoding energy-coupling factor ABC transporter permease yields the protein MHIAEGFLPPAHAIGWTIAAAPFVVHGARAVVKEVRENPESTLLLGAAGAFTFVLSAIKLPSITGSSSHPTGTGLGAVLFRPPVMALLGTVVLLFQALLLAHGGLTTLGANAFSMAVVGPWAGYAAYRLVRRSGGGLLPGVFAAMAIADLATYVTTALQLAWAHPDAASGFAGAAAKFLSVFAFTQVPLAIGEGLLGVLLFRVLTVNARPELERLGVLRPDPGPVDTEAPVRAPAPGGER
- a CDS encoding energy-coupling factor ABC transporter substrate-binding protein, with the translated sequence MRRHLVTALLVLAVIALFATPLLLDGGSEYAGTDSQATELIEESDAGYEPWFESVFSPGSSEIESGLFALQAALGGGVLGYVLGRLKGRRTAEQTSRRTAEQTSRRTAEQTGRRTAEQTRRETGEQPARRTVEPARTEPTTP
- the cbiQ gene encoding cobalt ECF transporter T component CbiQ yields the protein MTGLAIDDAAWASAWRLRSPADKLLLSGGLVLAALVLPAWPGSVLVGLAAVVLALGPARVPARTFGRAVRLPLAFILIGALTAVVQVGDGGLGWAPDAAAQAGGLVAHAVAGSAAVLLLATTTPMSDLLPALHRLRVPDAVVEVASVTYRMLFVLLTSLSTIREAQAARMGHAGLRNTYRSSGMLAAAVLTRSWDRARRLSDGLAGRGMETGLRVLPEVLPSSARFVATTVVGLAALVTVSLVAA
- a CDS encoding energy-coupling factor ABC transporter ATP-binding protein, which gives rise to MSHLTLAAEGLDAGYERGARVLDGASLTVPPGRRLALLGANGSGKTTLLRCLSGALAPARGRVTLDGAELRPTRSGLRAHRQAVQLVLQDPDDQLFSASVAQDVSFGPVNLGLPEAEVRARVAEALELLAVAHLAGRPTHQLSYGERKRVAIAGAVAMRPCVLMLDEPTAGLDPTAVGEALAALARLQEADSTVVMSTHDVDLALRWADEVAVVVDGGVVQGAPDVVLGDDVLLARARLDRPWALSVGARLQALGLLPDGALPRDADALLAALPDRPGVTA
- the cobC gene encoding Rv2231c family pyridoxal phosphate-dependent protein CobC, whose product is MIVVGIGARAGVTADEVLAAVDAVLPAPEGPVRLASLDSRAAEPGLRQAAARRGWPLTGHPAATLAGVPVPTPSARVAAAVGTASVAEAAALLAGGRLVVAKTVHGRVTVAVALDPAPRPHDADISQHDVDLRHHDIDLRHHDTDLRHHDTDLRHHDTDLRHHDTDLRHHDTDLWHHDTDLRHHDTDLRHHDIDLRHHDIDLRHHGDAEVGPGLVDLVVNVRADAPPAWLRTVLHEAVEASAAYPDPRPARAAVAAAHRRDPAEVLLTAGAAETFTLVARALRPRRAVVVHPSFTEPEAALRAAGHPVERLLLPGPGYRLDPAAVPADADLVVVGNPTNPTSVLHPAADLAALARPGRVLLVDEAFADTVPGEPESLAGRSDLPGLLVVRSLTKTWGLAGLRVGYALGPADLVAALAAQQPHWPVSTPALAALSACTGPAARAEAEEVAHQLTEHRAALLAALPRTVEVLAEPRSSFVLLRVPGGARVRERLRERGWAVRRGDTFPGLTGDHLRVAVRDPGTSRAFAAALAETLDPIDTTEEVR